Proteins from a genomic interval of Neoarius graeffei isolate fNeoGra1 chromosome 24, fNeoGra1.pri, whole genome shotgun sequence:
- the LOC132872862 gene encoding uncharacterized protein LOC132872862 isoform X3 produces the protein MIGFEILHVSLCLMGLLSETLCSLTVEVEAGDNATVWCQHELSDTGYIYCERIVMSVHGKNTSLTITAVNVSDTGLYYCSFIDLDQVNFRNSTFLQVKDRNKTLPENPDRAKGSVSSPVFFILNVVFGAVIVILLSVLIFIILKHRETHRGAGAEDNEDPDSDSLRYAALQFSKKKTKRSERRDENVDSHVLYSSVRQSNVCT, from the exons ATGATTGGGTTTGAAATTCTGCATGTGTCCCTCTGTCTCATGG GTTTGCTCTCAGAGACTCTGTGCTCTTTAACTGTGGAGGTGGAAGCTGGAGATAACGCCACTGTTTGGTGCCAACATGAGCTGAGTGATACAGGTTACATCTACTG TGAGCGAATAGTGATGTCTGTTCACGGCAAGAACACGTCTCTCACCATCACCGCAGTAAATGTCTCTGATACAGGACTGTATTACTGCAGCTTCATAGATCTGGACCAAGTGAACTTTAGGAACTCGACCTTTTTACAAGTGAAAG acagaaataaaacacttcctgAGAACCCGGACAGAGCGAaag GTTCAGTCTCTTCTCCTGTGTTCTTCATACTGAATGTGGTGTTCGGTGCAGTGATTGTGATTCTTCTCAGTGTCCTGATCTTCATCATACTGAAgcacagagaaacacacagag GTGCTGGAGCAGAAGATAACGAG GATCCGGACTCCGACTCGTTGCGTTACGCTGCACTACAGTTCTCAAAGAAGAAAACCAAGAGGAGCGAGAGACGTGATGAAAATGTGGATTCACATGTTCTCTATTCTTCTGTCAGACAGAGTAATGTGTGTACATAA
- the LOC132872862 gene encoding uncharacterized protein LOC132872862 isoform X1, which produces MIGFEILHVSLCLMGLLSETLCSLTVEVEAGDNATVWCQHELSDTGYIYWYKHINDSVRHLLGCKHFFGSSPSKNCIFFPESERIVMSVHGKNTSLTITAVNVSDTGLYYCSFIDLDQVNFRNSTFLQVKDRNKTLPENPDRAKGSVSSPVFFILNVVFGAVIVILLSVLIFIILKHRETHRGAGAEDNEDPDSDSLRYAALQFSKKKTKRSERRDENVDSHVLYSSVRQSNVCT; this is translated from the exons ATGATTGGGTTTGAAATTCTGCATGTGTCCCTCTGTCTCATGG GTTTGCTCTCAGAGACTCTGTGCTCTTTAACTGTGGAGGTGGAAGCTGGAGATAACGCCACTGTTTGGTGCCAACATGAGCTGAGTGATACAGGTTACATCTACTGGTATAAACATATAAATGATTCAGTTCGACATCTTCTTGGCTGTAAGCATTTTTTTGGGTCGAGTCCATCAAAGAATTGTATTTTCTTTCCTGAAAGTGAGCGAATAGTGATGTCTGTTCACGGCAAGAACACGTCTCTCACCATCACCGCAGTAAATGTCTCTGATACAGGACTGTATTACTGCAGCTTCATAGATCTGGACCAAGTGAACTTTAGGAACTCGACCTTTTTACAAGTGAAAG acagaaataaaacacttcctgAGAACCCGGACAGAGCGAaag GTTCAGTCTCTTCTCCTGTGTTCTTCATACTGAATGTGGTGTTCGGTGCAGTGATTGTGATTCTTCTCAGTGTCCTGATCTTCATCATACTGAAgcacagagaaacacacagag GTGCTGGAGCAGAAGATAACGAG GATCCGGACTCCGACTCGTTGCGTTACGCTGCACTACAGTTCTCAAAGAAGAAAACCAAGAGGAGCGAGAGACGTGATGAAAATGTGGATTCACATGTTCTCTATTCTTCTGTCAGACAGAGTAATGTGTGTACATAA
- the LOC132872862 gene encoding uncharacterized protein LOC132872862 isoform X2, with the protein MIGFEILHVSLCLMGLLSETLCSLTVEVEAGDNATVWCQHELSDTGYIYWYKHINDSVRHLLGCKHFFGSSPSKNCIFFPESERIVMSVHGKNTSLTITAVNVSDTGLYYCSFIDLDQVNFRNSTFLQVKDRNKTLPENPDRAKGSVSSPVFFILNVVFGAVIVILLSVLIFIILKHRETHRGAGAEDNEDPDSDSLRYAALQFSKKKTKRSERRDENVDSHVLYSSVRQSN; encoded by the exons ATGATTGGGTTTGAAATTCTGCATGTGTCCCTCTGTCTCATGG GTTTGCTCTCAGAGACTCTGTGCTCTTTAACTGTGGAGGTGGAAGCTGGAGATAACGCCACTGTTTGGTGCCAACATGAGCTGAGTGATACAGGTTACATCTACTGGTATAAACATATAAATGATTCAGTTCGACATCTTCTTGGCTGTAAGCATTTTTTTGGGTCGAGTCCATCAAAGAATTGTATTTTCTTTCCTGAAAGTGAGCGAATAGTGATGTCTGTTCACGGCAAGAACACGTCTCTCACCATCACCGCAGTAAATGTCTCTGATACAGGACTGTATTACTGCAGCTTCATAGATCTGGACCAAGTGAACTTTAGGAACTCGACCTTTTTACAAGTGAAAG acagaaataaaacacttcctgAGAACCCGGACAGAGCGAaag GTTCAGTCTCTTCTCCTGTGTTCTTCATACTGAATGTGGTGTTCGGTGCAGTGATTGTGATTCTTCTCAGTGTCCTGATCTTCATCATACTGAAgcacagagaaacacacagag GTGCTGGAGCAGAAGATAACGAG GATCCGGACTCCGACTCGTTGCGTTACGCTGCACTACAGTTCTCAAAGAAGAAAACCAAGAGGAGCGAGAGACGTGATGAAAATGTGGATTCACATGTTCTCTATTCTTCTGTCAGACAGAGTAAT